One segment of Niabella beijingensis DNA contains the following:
- the glmM gene encoding phosphoglucosamine mutase, protein MSLIKSISGIRGTIGGKTGETLSPVDVVKFTAAYGTILKKAAPAQKRLKVVVGRDGRISGPLISSLVTATLSALGIDVTDLGPSTTPTVEIAVPLEKADGGIILTASHNPREWNALKLLNSDGEFISAELGRQLLDIAAAEQFEFVPVDKLGQITPNDTYMQKHIDAILAYPLVQRDAIAAKKFKVVVDAINSTGAVFVPALLKALGVDEVIVLNGEVTGNFAHNPEPLPDHLRELSSIVVKEKAHLGIAVDPDVDRLCFVNEDGSMFGEEYTLVAVADYILSKRKGNTVSNMSSTKALKEVTLKHGGTYYPSAVGEVNVVAKMKAVDAVIGGEGNGGIIVPDFHYGRDALIGIALFLSHLANQKGSIKSLRGLYPDYFISKNKIELDKNTDLPSIFARIKQKYAKLPVNDEDGLKIEFDEDWVHLRMSNTEPIIRIYSESDFEIKAQNIAQKLMQDIKENMV, encoded by the coding sequence GTGTCTCTTATTAAAAGTATATCCGGAATCCGTGGAACAATCGGCGGGAAAACAGGAGAAACCCTGTCTCCTGTAGACGTAGTGAAATTCACCGCAGCTTATGGCACCATCCTGAAAAAAGCAGCTCCTGCCCAGAAACGGTTAAAGGTAGTTGTAGGCCGTGACGGACGTATCAGCGGGCCGCTGATCAGCAGTTTAGTGACCGCAACGCTGAGTGCGCTGGGAATCGACGTGACCGATCTTGGTCCCAGCACCACCCCTACTGTTGAAATAGCAGTTCCCCTGGAAAAAGCAGACGGCGGCATTATTTTAACCGCCAGTCATAACCCCAGGGAATGGAATGCACTGAAGCTTTTAAACAGTGACGGGGAATTTATTTCCGCCGAGCTGGGCCGGCAATTGCTTGACATTGCCGCTGCAGAGCAGTTTGAATTTGTACCGGTTGATAAACTGGGGCAAATCACTCCCAACGACACTTATATGCAAAAGCACATCGATGCGATCCTGGCTTATCCCCTGGTGCAGCGGGATGCCATTGCAGCCAAAAAATTTAAAGTGGTGGTGGATGCCATCAATTCCACAGGTGCTGTTTTTGTTCCCGCATTACTGAAAGCATTGGGTGTGGATGAGGTGATTGTGCTGAACGGAGAAGTTACCGGAAATTTTGCGCACAACCCGGAACCGCTGCCCGATCATTTGCGTGAATTGTCCAGTATTGTAGTAAAGGAAAAAGCGCACCTGGGTATTGCCGTAGATCCGGATGTGGACCGTCTTTGTTTTGTAAATGAAGATGGCAGCATGTTTGGTGAAGAATATACGCTGGTGGCGGTAGCCGATTATATACTGTCGAAACGCAAAGGGAATACCGTAAGCAACATGAGCAGTACCAAGGCATTAAAAGAGGTCACCCTCAAACACGGGGGCACTTATTACCCTTCAGCCGTTGGCGAAGTAAATGTTGTGGCCAAAATGAAAGCCGTGGATGCCGTGATCGGAGGTGAAGGCAACGGAGGCATCATTGTGCCCGATTTCCATTACGGCCGCGATGCATTGATCGGCATTGCATTATTCCTGAGCCATCTGGCCAATCAAAAAGGAAGCATCAAGTCGTTGAGAGGCCTGTACCCGGATTATTTTATCAGCAAGAACAAGATCGAGCTGGATAAGAACACCGATCTTCCCTCGATCTTTGCACGGATCAAACAGAAATACGCCAAACTCCCTGTAAATGATGAGGACGGACTGAAGATCGAATTCGATGAGGACTGGGTACACCTCCGGATGTCCAATACCGAACCCATTATCCGCATCTATTCGGAGAGCGATTTTGAGATAAAAGCACAAAATATCGCGCAGAAACTGATGCAGGACATCAAAGAGAATATGGTATAA
- a CDS encoding cysteine desulfurase family protein — translation MEKIYLDNAATTSLDREVLDAMLPYMTTSFGNPSSVYSYGRETRLAVETARKTVARHLNVKPGEIFFTSGGTESNNTAISASIRDLGCTHIITSGIEHHAVLHTVEHYCDGEKITSGFVKLLPDGHVDLKDLEQQLAAQDRKCLVTLMHANNEIGNLLAINAVSALCRKYGAVFHSDCVQTVGHYPIDLERIDVDFISASGHKFHGPKGAGILYVNSNLQIKPFIFGGGQERNMRAGTENVYGIVGFAKALDLAMANYEKESAYIRDLKDYMITQLQSKIPSVKFNGDYKGSCLYTVLSASFPLTERSEMLLFNLDIHNICVSGGSACSSGASQGSHVIAALDAGDAVPVRFSFSKYNTKEEIDHTIDALKELI, via the coding sequence ATGGAAAAAATATATTTAGACAATGCCGCAACCACCAGTCTGGACAGAGAAGTACTGGATGCGATGCTCCCCTATATGACCACCAGTTTTGGCAATCCCTCATCGGTCTATTCCTATGGAAGGGAAACAAGGCTTGCAGTAGAAACGGCCCGCAAAACAGTGGCACGCCACCTGAACGTAAAACCCGGGGAGATCTTTTTTACCTCCGGAGGAACCGAGAGCAACAACACGGCCATCAGCGCCTCCATCCGCGACCTCGGTTGTACGCACATCATCACTTCCGGTATCGAGCATCATGCCGTGCTGCACACCGTGGAACATTATTGTGACGGCGAAAAAATAACTTCCGGCTTTGTAAAACTGCTTCCGGATGGTCATGTTGACCTGAAAGACCTGGAGCAGCAGCTTGCGGCACAGGACCGGAAATGCCTGGTTACCCTGATGCACGCTAACAATGAGATCGGGAACTTACTGGCGATCAATGCTGTGAGTGCATTATGCCGGAAATATGGTGCTGTTTTTCACTCCGATTGTGTACAGACGGTGGGACACTATCCCATCGACCTGGAACGGATTGATGTCGATTTTATTTCCGCTTCCGGTCATAAATTCCACGGGCCCAAAGGAGCCGGAATTTTATATGTAAACAGTAATCTTCAGATAAAACCCTTCATATTTGGCGGCGGGCAGGAACGCAACATGCGCGCGGGTACTGAGAATGTATACGGTATTGTAGGTTTTGCAAAAGCACTGGATCTTGCGATGGCAAACTATGAAAAGGAATCCGCCTATATCAGGGACCTGAAAGACTATATGATCACGCAGCTGCAAAGCAAGATCCCTTCGGTTAAATTTAACGGGGATTACAAAGGCAGCTGCCTTTATACGGTCTTAAGCGCCTCATTTCCTCTCACAGAGCGCTCAGAAATGTTATTGTTCAATCTTGACATTCATAATATTTGTGTGTCCGGGGGCAGTGCCTGCAGCAGCGGCGCCAGCCAGGGTTCACACGTCATCGCTGCGCTTGATGCAGGGGATGCTGTCCCTGTCCGGTTCTCTTTCAGTAAATACAATACAAAAGAAGAAATCGATCATACAATTGATGCACTGAAAGAACTGATCTAA
- a CDS encoding ABC transporter ATP-binding protein, translating into MRILLQYIKPYRWLVVLALFLAAVNQVFSLFAPLISGKLLDLFATHPHHFDHGKTVPRSEHQYLFGGNGYHGLLFFLVLLIGTAMVSRVAKAFQDYFVNVVIQKFGATIFTDGLKHSMRLPYQDFEDQRSGETLSILTKVRTDTEKFITSFINVFFVIIVSIVFVSVYAFQLHWSIMPVYAIGIFAIAFVTSLLSRRIKVIQKNIVKETTALAGTTTESLRNIEIVKSLGLTEQEVQRLNNNTFKILGLELKKVKSIRALSFIQGTMVNFLQQVIAFTLLWLIYKDAISPGQYLSLSFYGFFIFGPMQEIGNIIISYREAEASLNNFHQLMQRKAEPRPVLPQTIGFAETLEFRDVVFRHQTAHFNALNGISFKVKKGETIAFVGPSGSGKSTLVKLLVGLYRPGEGRIYYNKVSEEEIDFDELRMQIGFVTQDTQLFAGTIKENLLFVNPQASDADLTDALEKASCTNLLARAENGVDTVIGEGGLKLSGGEKQRIAIARALLRHPHLLIFDEATSALDSITEEEITQTIKMVSSKKSQITVLIAHRLSTILHADRIYVLEKGEIVETGDHFALLEQKGLYYAMWRQQIGERKKEAYDLI; encoded by the coding sequence ATGCGCATACTTCTGCAATACATTAAACCTTATCGCTGGCTGGTGGTGCTGGCATTGTTCCTTGCTGCGGTAAACCAGGTCTTTTCCCTTTTTGCACCACTCATCAGCGGAAAATTACTGGACCTGTTTGCCACGCATCCGCATCATTTTGATCATGGTAAAACCGTGCCCCGGTCGGAACATCAGTATCTTTTTGGCGGGAACGGTTATCACGGGCTTTTATTCTTTTTGGTGCTGCTGATCGGCACCGCTATGGTAAGCCGGGTGGCCAAAGCCTTCCAGGATTATTTTGTCAATGTGGTCATACAAAAATTCGGTGCTACCATTTTTACAGACGGATTAAAGCATTCCATGCGGTTGCCCTACCAGGATTTTGAAGACCAGCGAAGCGGCGAAACGCTTTCCATTCTTACCAAGGTGCGGACAGATACCGAAAAGTTCATAACCAGCTTTATCAATGTTTTTTTTGTGATCATAGTCAGCATTGTATTTGTTTCCGTTTATGCGTTCCAGCTGCATTGGTCCATTATGCCGGTATATGCTATCGGCATCTTTGCCATTGCCTTTGTTACCAGTTTGCTCAGCCGGCGTATCAAGGTCATCCAGAAAAACATTGTTAAAGAGACCACGGCGCTTGCCGGAACCACAACAGAAAGCCTGCGCAATATCGAGATCGTAAAAAGTCTCGGGCTTACGGAGCAGGAAGTGCAGCGGCTCAATAACAACACGTTTAAGATCCTGGGTCTGGAACTCAAAAAGGTGAAGAGCATCCGGGCACTGAGCTTTATACAGGGAACCATGGTGAATTTCCTGCAGCAGGTGATCGCCTTCACCCTTTTGTGGCTGATCTATAAGGATGCGATCTCCCCCGGTCAATACCTTTCCTTATCCTTTTATGGATTTTTTATTTTCGGTCCCATGCAGGAGATCGGGAATATTATTATTTCCTATCGTGAAGCAGAAGCTTCGCTGAATAATTTTCACCAGCTGATGCAGCGGAAGGCAGAACCGCGGCCGGTATTGCCGCAAACCATCGGCTTTGCCGAAACACTGGAGTTCCGGGATGTGGTGTTCCGGCATCAGACAGCGCATTTTAATGCATTGAACGGGATCTCATTTAAGGTAAAAAAAGGGGAGACCATTGCTTTTGTAGGACCCAGCGGTTCCGGTAAAAGCACATTGGTAAAATTGCTGGTGGGTTTGTACCGTCCGGGGGAAGGCCGGATCTATTACAATAAGGTAAGCGAAGAAGAGATCGACTTTGATGAGTTGCGTATGCAGATCGGTTTTGTAACGCAGGACACACAGTTGTTTGCGGGTACCATAAAAGAGAACCTGTTGTTTGTGAACCCGCAGGCTTCCGATGCGGATCTTACCGATGCACTGGAGAAGGCCAGCTGCACCAACCTGCTGGCACGTGCTGAGAACGGTGTGGATACGGTGATCGGTGAGGGCGGATTAAAACTAAGCGGCGGAGAAAAACAGCGTATTGCAATTGCACGGGCTTTATTGCGGCATCCGCACTTATTGATTTTTGATGAGGCCACCTCGGCGCTTGATTCCATTACCGAAGAAGAGATCACGCAAACAATAAAAATGGTTTCGTCTAAAAAAAGCCAGATCACCGTATTGATCGCGCACCGGCTCAGCACCATTTTGCATGCCGACCGGATCTATGTTTTGGAAAAAGGAGAAATCGTGGAAACCGGTGATCATTTTGCATTACTGGAACAAAAAGGCCTCTATTATGCCATGTGGCGGCAACAGATCGGTGAACGGAAAAAAGAAGCTTATGATCTGATATAA
- a CDS encoding putative immunity protein — MRNKKFVTEQRGGTLALKDHRGLMNWAIACSEHVLLLVQDPPIDNRLTYALSVAKEWEKGKVKTGSAMKAARDAHASARDTANPILKSVARSIGQAVATAHMADHSVGAALYALQAVLQAGKSVDDEKAWQDEKMKNLPQEIINLLKETRSEKKQGFKDLRD, encoded by the coding sequence ATGAGAAATAAAAAATTTGTAACGGAACAACGAGGAGGAACGCTTGCTTTAAAAGATCACCGGGGACTAATGAATTGGGCAATAGCATGTTCTGAACATGTTTTATTACTTGTGCAAGACCCGCCGATTGATAATCGGCTAACCTACGCCCTTTCTGTCGCAAAAGAATGGGAAAAAGGGAAGGTAAAAACCGGTTCAGCAATGAAAGCTGCCCGGGATGCACATGCTTCTGCACGGGATACCGCAAATCCCATATTGAAATCCGTAGCCCGATCAATTGGTCAGGCTGTTGCAACTGCTCACATGGCTGACCATAGCGTGGGAGCTGCCTTATATGCCTTACAGGCAGTCCTGCAAGCTGGCAAATCCGTTGATGATGAAAAAGCCTGGCAAGACGAAAAGATGAAAAATCTGCCACAGGAAATTATAAATCTTCTTAAAGAGACCCGTAGCGAGAAAAAACAAGGTTTCAAAGATTTGCGAGATTAA
- a CDS encoding YifB family Mg chelatase-like AAA ATPase, with translation MLVKINGSAVYGVEAIPIIIEVNWMPTGKDPMIVGLPDSAVKESWQRVESTIKANNFEMPRTKIVVNLAPADIKKSGAAFDLPIALGLLAATEQLKNAAALSDYVIMGELGLDGTLRAIKGALPIAIQARKRGFKGLIVPKVNAREAGMVNQLDVYGVEHIREVVDFFENGMQGLDPVVVNTREEFFHSQYDFDIDFSDVKGQENIKRALEIAAAGGHNALLIGPPGAGKTMLAKRLPTILPPLTLQEALETTKIHSVAGKLPENATLVSRRPFRSPHHTISDVALVGGGGTPQPGEISLAHNGVLFLDELPEFKRTVLEVMRQPMEERRVTISRAKIAVDFPASFMLMASMNPCPCGFHNHPERTCTCPPGAVQKYLNKISGPLLDRIDLHVEVTPVHFQELSVLKKEKSSEEIRANVIRARDIQAGRFNESPGIYCNAQMSSKQLKEICIIDQVGQALLKKAMEKLSLSARAYDRILKVARTIADLEGSAAIRPEFIAEAIQYRSLDRENWAG, from the coding sequence ATGCTTGTGAAAATCAATGGAAGCGCCGTTTATGGAGTTGAGGCTATACCTATTATTATAGAAGTGAACTGGATGCCCACCGGCAAGGATCCCATGATCGTTGGTTTACCGGACAGCGCAGTAAAGGAAAGCTGGCAGCGGGTAGAAAGCACCATCAAAGCCAATAATTTTGAAATGCCCCGTACCAAGATCGTTGTCAATCTTGCCCCGGCCGATATTAAAAAAAGCGGGGCGGCATTTGATCTGCCGATCGCATTGGGGTTGCTGGCGGCTACAGAGCAGCTGAAAAATGCAGCGGCCCTGTCCGATTATGTAATTATGGGCGAACTGGGCCTGGACGGAACATTACGTGCGATCAAGGGCGCGCTCCCGATTGCCATACAGGCGCGTAAACGGGGATTTAAGGGGCTGATCGTTCCAAAGGTAAATGCCCGCGAAGCTGGTATGGTCAACCAGCTGGATGTATATGGCGTCGAGCACATCCGGGAAGTGGTGGATTTTTTTGAGAACGGCATGCAGGGGCTGGATCCCGTAGTGGTGAACACGCGGGAGGAGTTCTTTCATTCCCAGTATGATTTTGATATCGATTTCTCAGATGTTAAAGGCCAGGAAAATATAAAAAGAGCATTGGAGATTGCGGCTGCCGGCGGCCATAATGCCCTGCTGATCGGTCCGCCAGGGGCCGGGAAAACCATGCTTGCAAAAAGACTGCCGACCATTCTTCCTCCATTGACCCTGCAGGAAGCACTGGAAACAACAAAGATCCATTCGGTTGCGGGAAAACTGCCCGAAAATGCAACGCTGGTTTCCCGGAGACCTTTCCGGTCGCCGCACCATACCATTTCGGATGTGGCATTGGTGGGTGGTGGCGGAACACCGCAGCCGGGCGAAATATCACTGGCTCATAATGGGGTGCTGTTCCTGGATGAACTGCCGGAGTTTAAGCGTACCGTGCTGGAAGTGATGCGTCAGCCGATGGAAGAACGGAGGGTGACCATCTCACGTGCAAAAATAGCAGTGGATTTCCCTGCCAGTTTTATGCTGATGGCATCCATGAATCCCTGTCCCTGTGGTTTTCATAACCATCCGGAACGGACCTGTACCTGTCCGCCGGGCGCCGTACAAAAATACCTCAATAAGATATCGGGTCCGCTGCTGGACCGGATCGACCTGCATGTGGAAGTAACGCCGGTTCACTTCCAGGAGCTTTCTGTATTAAAAAAAGAAAAAAGCTCTGAAGAGATAAGAGCGAACGTGATCCGTGCGCGCGACATACAGGCCGGCCGTTTTAATGAAAGTCCGGGTATTTACTGCAATGCCCAGATGAGCAGCAAACAATTAAAAGAAATCTGTATCATTGATCAGGTTGGACAGGCATTATTAAAAAAGGCAATGGAAAAACTCAGCCTTTCTGCAAGGGCCTACGATCGTATTTTAAAGGTGGCCCGGACGATCGCAGACCTGGAAGGTTCCGCTGCTATCCGGCCGGAGTTTATTGCCGAAGCGATCCAGTACCGGAGCCTCGACCGCGAGAACTGGGCGGGATGA
- a CDS encoding tetratricopeptide repeat-containing sensor histidine kinase, giving the protein MNRFLYTLLACVLSISLTKAQLYQHRADSLQLLLKKASSDTARISLLGELSSAYVNMGAVDTARAFAARALDLSRQLPDDYYKALAHHRMGYVLLLTSRNDSAIDQFNRSRILLLPDTAALPSKKLYIKSTNNLAYAYDNKGYSEKAMELIISILPLTESINDTTMYAVILHNVSAGLTSMQQYSRAYPYFRKDLLLREKKGQPEELSTTYLSGALLMYSMDSLDQSKHYLDKALALLSGIGKTNLWARYYSYLSFYYTGKKQYDRSAAASKMAFEELKSYPNRENQYDAYDSRKTLAAARGQFIQARDAAYTINKMAKEDSVSTYTLTSLKDIAAFSKQAGDMTTAYDYLEQYSFLKDSMDKQQTSLMMNELELRYQTSQKEQQILELKTRSKMQKISLWGVLALLTLTILFFIYSVKQKKIQTAQQLRSLEQEQQLKVSNALLIGEERERSRLARDLHDGLGGMLAGVKLNLSGMVYNHEQHRSGLELYPVIDQLDNSVKELRRIARNMMPESLLRSGLQAALKDLCESMTTPGTTIVLNAFQLQPDIPQQAQLMIYRLVQEIVGNAVTHAQAGKIIVQCSQADRIFFITVEDNGIGFDPQHAGREGIGLSNIYSRVNFLKGNIHIDSSSEGTIINIELNVTA; this is encoded by the coding sequence GTGAACCGCTTTCTATACACCCTGCTGGCCTGTGTGCTGAGTATATCCCTGACAAAGGCGCAACTGTACCAGCACCGTGCCGACAGCCTGCAGCTGCTGCTGAAAAAGGCATCAAGTGATACTGCCCGTATCTCTCTGCTGGGCGAGCTGTCCAGTGCCTATGTCAATATGGGTGCTGTTGATACCGCCCGGGCCTTCGCCGCCCGGGCATTGGATCTCAGCCGGCAGCTGCCCGATGATTATTACAAGGCGCTGGCTCATCACCGGATGGGGTATGTGCTGCTGCTGACCTCCCGGAACGACAGCGCCATCGACCAGTTCAACCGGTCCCGCATCCTGTTACTGCCTGATACCGCCGCACTGCCATCAAAAAAACTGTATATCAAAAGCACCAATAATCTTGCCTATGCCTATGACAATAAGGGGTACTCCGAAAAAGCAATGGAGCTGATCATTTCGATCCTCCCGCTCACCGAATCCATAAACGATACCACCATGTATGCGGTGATCCTGCACAATGTATCAGCCGGACTCACCTCCATGCAGCAATACAGCCGGGCCTATCCCTATTTTCGCAAAGACCTCCTGCTGCGGGAAAAAAAAGGACAGCCGGAGGAGCTGAGCACCACTTATTTGAGCGGGGCATTACTGATGTACTCAATGGATAGCCTGGACCAATCCAAACACTACCTGGATAAGGCTTTGGCGCTGCTGAGCGGCATCGGCAAAACCAACCTGTGGGCACGGTACTACAGCTATCTGTCTTTTTATTATACCGGTAAAAAACAATATGATCGTTCTGCAGCAGCCAGTAAAATGGCATTTGAAGAACTGAAATCCTATCCCAACCGGGAGAACCAGTACGATGCCTACGATTCACGAAAAACGCTGGCCGCTGCCCGGGGACAGTTCATCCAGGCGAGGGATGCCGCATATACCATCAACAAAATGGCGAAGGAAGATTCTGTTTCTACCTATACCCTGACCTCGCTCAAAGACATTGCAGCCTTTTCGAAACAGGCGGGAGATATGACTACTGCATACGACTACCTTGAGCAATACTCGTTTTTAAAAGACAGTATGGACAAACAGCAGACCTCCCTTATGATGAATGAGCTGGAGCTGCGTTATCAGACTTCGCAGAAAGAGCAACAGATCCTCGAACTGAAGACCCGGTCGAAAATGCAAAAGATCTCCTTATGGGGCGTACTGGCATTGCTGACCCTTACCATTCTTTTCTTTATTTACAGCGTTAAACAAAAAAAGATACAGACCGCCCAGCAGCTGCGGTCGCTGGAGCAGGAGCAACAGCTGAAGGTATCCAATGCATTGCTGATCGGAGAGGAACGCGAACGCAGCCGCCTGGCACGCGACCTGCACGATGGCCTGGGGGGAATGCTGGCCGGGGTAAAGCTCAATCTTTCCGGAATGGTCTATAACCATGAGCAGCACCGCAGCGGGCTGGAGCTTTATCCGGTCATCGACCAGCTTGATAACTCCGTAAAGGAACTGCGGCGGATCGCCCGGAATATGATGCCGGAATCGCTGTTGCGGTCCGGGCTGCAGGCGGCTTTAAAGGATCTTTGCGAAAGCATGACAACCCCCGGAACAACCATTGTCTTAAATGCCTTCCAGCTGCAACCCGATATTCCCCAGCAGGCGCAGCTGATGATCTACCGGCTGGTACAGGAGATAGTAGGCAACGCCGTAACACATGCACAGGCGGGTAAGATCATCGTGCAATGCAGTCAGGCCGACCGTATTTTTTTTATCACAGTCGAAGACAACGGCATCGGCTTTGACCCACAGCATGCCGGCCGGGAAGGTATCGGACTTAGTAATATCTACAGCCGGGTGAATTTTCTGAAAGGGAACATTCATATCGACTCCTCCTCGGAAGGCACTATCATAAATATTGAACTCAATGTTACAGCCTGA
- a CDS encoding response regulator: MLQPDPVIHIAIADDHPIVIQGLKNLLEGVSHFSVTGCFTTGGSLMEALEQHPVDILLLDISLPDGSGILFCREIRKRYPATKVLAISNLSERSIIVQMMQNGASGYLLKTAAAKDILDCVHHALNNDTPVFSNEIRTIMEKPEPDAPAALPDLTKREKQILLLLAEGKKSAEIAAALFISPLTVKTHRATLLQKFGVNNIVSMVNLAKEYHFI; the protein is encoded by the coding sequence ATGTTACAGCCTGATCCGGTGATTCATATCGCCATTGCCGACGACCACCCTATCGTGATACAGGGATTAAAGAACCTGCTGGAAGGTGTGTCCCATTTTTCCGTGACCGGCTGTTTTACTACCGGCGGCAGCCTGATGGAGGCGCTTGAACAGCACCCCGTCGACATCCTGTTGCTCGACATCAGTTTACCCGACGGTAGCGGTATCCTTTTTTGCCGGGAGATCCGTAAACGGTACCCCGCCACAAAGGTGTTGGCCATCAGCAACCTGAGCGAGCGCAGTATCATTGTACAAATGATGCAGAACGGCGCCAGCGGCTACCTGCTTAAAACCGCCGCCGCAAAAGATATACTGGATTGTGTTCACCACGCCCTGAACAACGATACACCGGTTTTCAGCAATGAGATCCGGACGATAATGGAAAAGCCGGAACCGGATGCTCCGGCGGCATTACCGGATCTCACCAAACGGGAAAAACAGATACTCCTGCTGCTTGCGGAGGGTAAAAAATCCGCAGAGATCGCCGCAGCACTTTTCATCAGTCCGCTGACCGTGAAAACACACCGGGCCACCCTGCTTCAAAAGTTCGGAGTGAATAATATCGTATCGATGGTGAACCTTGCAAAAGAATATCATTTTATTTAG
- a CDS encoding tail fiber domain-containing protein, translating to MNRRVVVNILHVVLFSGVFSVAGAQTLSDKDIKKNVVPIDNPIGKIVQLEPRQFEYKAGDYKYLKLSEGAQYGFMAENMKTVFPELVKERKVSYMFGKNAYRDARVSTIDEAGLIPVLVASIKQQQQEIEQLKAELLQLKKETAGK from the coding sequence ATGAACAGAAGAGTTGTGGTAAACATACTTCACGTAGTGCTGTTTTCGGGGGTGTTTTCGGTTGCCGGTGCACAGACCCTCTCCGACAAGGACATCAAAAAAAATGTGGTACCCATCGATAACCCGATCGGCAAAATAGTGCAACTGGAGCCCCGGCAGTTCGAATACAAGGCGGGGGATTACAAGTACCTTAAATTGAGTGAAGGCGCACAATACGGCTTTATGGCAGAAAACATGAAGACCGTTTTCCCGGAACTGGTAAAGGAGAGAAAAGTTTCTTATATGTTTGGCAAAAATGCTTACCGCGATGCCAGGGTAAGCACCATTGATGAAGCCGGGCTGATACCCGTCCTGGTGGCTTCCATCAAACAGCAGCAGCAGGAGATCGAGCAGCTGAAGGCCGAGCTGTTACAACTGAAAAAAGAAACGGCAGGCAAATAA